ATAGGCTTTAGTATGCTATTTATACCTGATGCTTTTAACACTCACTTATATAAATATATGTATCCATATTTTATAGGTGCATACCTCTGGAACAAATATGACATAAAATCAAAAATGGCTAATATGAAATTAATAATTAAGACTGCTACTTTTCTTGCATTATTTTTATGCTATATAATATTAATACAATTTTACGATTACGATAGTTATATATACACTTCTAAAATTTTTTTGTTTAGTAATCCAAACTTTATGTATCAACTAGGTATTGATATTTTTCGTTGGATGATTGGGATTATAGGTTGTAGTTGGATTATTATATTATGTATATTCCTGATTAATAAAGTTAATTTATACATAGCAAGAGTAGCTATAAAAATTATATCTTTTATTGGTAAACATTCATTAGGAATATATATTATTTCTGAATATATTAACATTTATATTCTAAAAAAGATAAATAAAATATGTTGTTTCAATATAATAATAATTGAAACAATTATTATTATTATTTGTTCATTAATAATTTCTATTATTCTCAATAAAATAAAATTTACTAGGATATATCTATTGGGCGGTAGATAATTAAATAGTTTATATTGGGGCTGCGTTGAGAGTTGGTGATGTTTATCAATGCAGTCCATGTTTAAATTTATAAATAGAATAAATTAGAATATATTGAAAGGTATATAATGAAAGTGAATTATAAAATTGATGAAGAATTGTCGAAAAGAATTACATGTATGAGAGCTATTTTGTGCGTTCTAATAGTGTTCTTACATTCCAACCTTACCTCAATTCAGAATTTCAATGATACTATGATGTGGGCAGTGGTAAAAATAATTAAAGAAGTTTTATCGGTTATAATTGCAAATCTTGCGGTTCCCCTATTCTTTGTTATTTCAAGTATGCTTTTATATTCAAAAGAATTTACATGGAAAGAAAATATTGTAAAAAAAGTTAGAAGTATAGGGCTCCCTTATTTTCTGTGGAATACATTACTAATTTTATTTTATTTATTTGTGCAAAACATTCATGTGCTGAGAACTTACTTTTCTGATTGTTCTACCTTAATAACTCAATTTTCGTGGGAAGATTGGATTGATGCGTATCTTGGAATTTTCAATAAAACTCATCCAATTATAGGTCCATTTTGGTTTTTAAAAGATTTATTTTTTATGAATGTTTTAGCTATAGTTATTAAGCGTATTGTAGATAAAATTCCTTTTTTCTCTTTTGGAGTAATTGTGTTATTCTGGATAGGGATATTCGAAGTACCTTATATCTCTAATCTGTCAGTTGTTTTTTTTACATTGGGTTACTTTCTGGTGAAATATAAGATCAGTGTAAAAGCAATTGACAAAATTAATGCTAAAGAAATTATTGCACTGTATCTTCTTTTGATAATACTAGTATTGAAATTGGGTAGTAAATATTTTATTTTACAGAATATTTCAATTTTGTTTGGAATGCTTACATTAATTTATGTGTCAAAACATCTAATTCAGTCGGATTTATTTAATCTTTTCATTTTAATAGCACAACATTCCTTTGTTATTTTTGCATGTCATAAAACATTAGTGACAATTTTTTTTAGAATTGCTTTTAAACTTTTACCACAAATATTAATTGTAGAACTATTCCAATATTTATTTATACCGATATTAACAATTGTTTGCTGCATTATCTTGGAAATAATTATAAAAAAGTTATCACCAAAATTTTGTAGAATGCTTGTTGGCGGTAGATAAAAGCAAAGTACAAAAACTTATAAGGTTCCTATAGTTGTTTTTGGTAGAATAGAAACCAAGCAGAGCGGAAGTTAAAAATCCCTGCATAAAATGGAAGAACTCCATTGCAAGCACCCCTCAAATAATATAACCTTTTTAGTGACCAAACTGAAAAGGAGAATAAGGAGATGCTAACAATGGAGCAAGTATATCGTATCAAATATATGAAGAAATTTGAAGGGAAAAGTTTAAGAAAGATTGCTGATATCACAGGACATGATTTTGAAACAGTAAAGAAGTATGTTGAGAAAGATAATTTTAATATAGAAATCCGGCCTAAACAGATTAGAACAGGAAAGCTCTCACCATATAGAGACTTGGTAATCAAATGGTTGACCGATGATGAGAAGGCACCTCACAAGCAGCGTCATACTGCCAAACGGGTATATGACAGGTTGTGCGAGATTTACAAAGATGAATTTAATGCTTCTGAAAGAGCAGTAAGAAGCTTTGTAGCAAAGCTTAGGAAGGAACTTAAGATTGAGACTGATGGCTCACTTCCACTTGACCATCCTCCGGGAGAAGCTCAAGTAGATTTCGGTGAAGCAAGGTTTATTGAGAATGGAACTACATACGATGGCCACTACATAAATATATCCTATCCCCATAGTAATGGTGGACATACTTCATTTAAAGGGCAGTCAGCATCTTCTAAAGAGAGTTTGTTCTTTAAAGGAATATAAGCAGTTTGAAACTTTAAATCATGAAATAAGTAATGATAAATCTGAATGATATCGAAAGCGGCATCACCTTATGAATACCCTAGGGTTAATGAGAGGATGTTTGGCGAAGAAATCCTTAAAAACGGGTATGAGAGCCTTTGAATCTGCAAGTATTTATCTTTATCAGGAGAATCGGATTTTTTCTCGACTGTGATATCGACATGAGATTCAAGAAACTTCTTATTGTAGAAAGAAATATCCCTTACAATGCCAAGACCGTTGGTTATAATACCAAATTTAAAGGAATAGCAGAAATGCCCATTGGCTGGATTGGAAGCAGCATGGGAGGGCATAGAGGCGTAGGCAGCTTTATAAGGGTCATAGGAATCGTCAATCTCATTAGCTTTTTTAAAGGATTTCAGCTGTTTGATAATACGGTTTATGTATTTAGGGTTATTCTCGGTAACAAAACCTTCAATACCAGAGGTATCAAATATGGTCATTTCAGCAAGTTTGGGATCAATCTGTTGGCATATCGGTTCGGTAATATCTACTAAGGATTCGAACATGAATTGTAAGTCTAAAAGGAAATCCTGCTTGAAGCAGGGAACTTAGAAGCATCAGGAACTTTGGTAAGCCCGCAGAAATCTCTTAATTCTTTAGAGTATTGAAGAAAAATGATTAACAGGGAATCTGTAGGTATGGAAAAAATACGTTGCAAAATCAGTGCCCAAAGCATGGCGTAAGGCTGAAATTTCCGGGGCCTACCAGTAGAAGCGTAAAAGTGGTTTTTGAAAGAAGCAGGAACCAACTCGTCAAGATTGATGTTATCCTCAAGCAGGGAAAGGAACTGATATTTATCATTTTCAAATTTTTCTTTGCAATCAGAAAAAATATCTGCCAAAGAAAGCTGTTTATATGGTAACATATGTGTATAACTCCTTTCTGAGGTAGTGGTGAATTTGTTTTTCGACAATTCAATTTTACCATAAATCAGTGAGGAGTTGTTTTATTTTGTAACGAAAAAGTCATGTAATTATGCGGGTTCTAGCGTTTCGCAAACGCCTACTAGAATCAAACACGAAAGGA
This genomic window from Oxobacter pfennigii contains:
- a CDS encoding acyltransferase family protein, with amino-acid sequence MNKIYVNKYTNRNILFDFIKGIAIIFVVAGHSIQYGSGYIFLKYESYFYNIAFKLIYSVHMPLFMLISGYLFYQTFYKSDKIIILYNRIMKLLVPIFTWAFFTILIKITENLANGIDVNYKEIITLYLKTSLLHLWFLWSIFYCSIIIILVNHYFNDSIIAYIYIGFSMLFIPDAFNTHLYKYMYPYFIGAYLWNKYDIKSKMANMKLIIKTATFLALFLCYIILIQFYDYDSYIYTSKIFLFSNPNFMYQLGIDIFRWMIGIIGCSWIIILCIFLINKVNLYIARVAIKIISFIGKHSLGIYIISEYINIYILKKINKICCFNIIIIETIIIIICSLIISIILNKIKFTRIYLLGGR
- a CDS encoding acyltransferase family protein → MRAILCVLIVFLHSNLTSIQNFNDTMMWAVVKIIKEVLSVIIANLAVPLFFVISSMLLYSKEFTWKENIVKKVRSIGLPYFLWNTLLILFYLFVQNIHVLRTYFSDCSTLITQFSWEDWIDAYLGIFNKTHPIIGPFWFLKDLFFMNVLAIVIKRIVDKIPFFSFGVIVLFWIGIFEVPYISNLSVVFFTLGYFLVKYKISVKAIDKINAKEIIALYLLLIILVLKLGSKYFILQNISILFGMLTLIYVSKHLIQSDLFNLFILIAQHSFVIFACHKTLVTIFFRIAFKLLPQILIVELFQYLFIPILTIVCCIILEIIIKKLSPKFCRMLVGGR
- a CDS encoding winged helix-turn-helix domain-containing protein; this translates as MKKFEGKSLRKIADITGHDFETVKKYVEKDNFNIEIRPKQIRTGKLSPYRDLVIKWLTDDEKAPHKQRHTAKRVYDRLCEIYKDEFNASERAVRSFVAKLRKELKIETDGSLPLDHPPGEAQVDFGEARFIENGTTYDGHYINISYPHSNGGHTSFKGQSASSKESLFFKGI